AGGCGCAGACGAGCGACAGGATCACCATAGTCTTCAGCAACGGGGCTTCGATCTGGCGGTTCTATCTCGGCTATAATGAGTGCTGACTCTCTCTCAAGCGCCCAATCGGAAACAAATTTGGTCAAGCGGTAACCGATACCAGATCCTCGGAGATCTGGCCGAGTGGCCAAGTATGCAATAAGCAGAACCCGGCTATGTGGATACCATTCGCCCACGATGCCAGCGACGACATTGCGTCTCTTGTCAAGTGCTAGCACGATCCGCGGTCGGGACTCCGGCGGCTTGCTGAGTGCATCGGTGAGCCCGCGCAGTGGCTCTCTCTCGTCTCGGGGGAATGATTGCGCCAGGACACTTTCGTAGAAGTCGTGAGCCAGGCGCATGTCAGGAAACTGAGTGAGGTCGTGCATTTCGTATTCGGTTTTCGGAATGCTCTGCCCATTAGTCATTTTTCCCTCGGCTCGCGCATCGCCATTCATTCACCTCCTGGCTA
The genomic region above belongs to Streptomyces coeruleorubidus and contains:
- a CDS encoding GNAT family N-acetyltransferase encodes the protein MNGDARAEGKMTNGQSIPKTEYEMHDLTQFPDMRLAHDFYESVLAQSFPRDEREPLRGLTDALSKPPESRPRIVLALDKRRNVVAGIVGEWYPHSRVLLIAYLATRPDLRGSGIGYRLTKFVSDWALERESALIIAEIEPPDRSPVAEDYGDPVARLRLFDRLRGRVLDMPYWQPRLSPDRNRVPLLLVAFPIDSDACDQEESEMSIPADVISIFLGEYFNACEGEEEGVTRGLEYSTMQNFLQGAVSVSTMPVKEYLRMHGYD